The proteins below come from a single Anguilla rostrata isolate EN2019 chromosome 3, ASM1855537v3, whole genome shotgun sequence genomic window:
- the LOC135249671 gene encoding zinc finger MYND domain-containing protein 15-like: MELMSRSCDLRMEFCEAMAQWFRNYEAAMRANQQRALRNKGKSQGCPKVPVDRSSPHWLLHRLDCGPPPPEAQTWLSRVNVDQSEIMQHVGQTVLMVTDATGLPLGFDVVSVGGANPKGGAVVKGTNSQKTKDNGEGKMTERILGLLRHCMEAPMSGGAPRRPQILRVLDRKLHKLLRRSVDTVATLRLTLTSHAADDWGAAAPAASVEPDSESGGAPGGPPFGLRWPVMRHCHVCKRYAIACQLKPCPQCNAVLYCSDRCSEIDQSRCPEDSSHQHWCKKLAQCLRRGAELADLPFTYTPGTGRGPRSRSRAKHAR, translated from the exons ATGGAGTTAATGTCAAGGTCCTGCGATCTGAGGATGGAATTCTGCGAAGCCATGGCGCAGTGGTTTCGCAACTACGAGGCCGCGATGcgagccaatcagcagagagCACTGCGGAACAAGGGGAAGAGTCAGGGCTGCCCCAAGGTGCCCGTGGACCGCTCCTCTCCCCATTGGCTGCTGCACCGGCTGGACTGTGGACCGCCTCCGCCGGAAGCCCAGACCTGGCTGAGTCGGGTCAAcgttgaccaatcagaaatca TGCAGCACGTGGGTCAGACTGTGCTGATGGTGACCGACGCCACCGGGCTACCCCTGGGCTTCGACGTCGTCTCCGTGGGCGGGGCCAACCCCAAGGGCGGGGCCGTTGTCAAGGGGACCAATAGTCAGAAGACGAAGGACAACGGCGAGGGCAAGATGACGGAGAGGATCCTGGGACTGCTGCGACACTGCATGGAGGCGCCGATGAGCGGGGGGGCGCCCCGGCGTCCCCAAATCCTCAGAGTCCTGGACAGGAAGCTGCACAA GCTGCTGCGCAGGAGCGTGGACACCGTCGCGACCCTGCGCCTGACGCTGACGTCCCACGCCGCCGACGACTGGGgtgccgccgcccccgccgcttCCGTCGAGCCGGACTCGGAGTCGGGCGGCGCGCCGGGCGGCCCGCCGTTCGGCCTGCGCTGGCCCGTCATGCGCCACTGTCACGTGTGTAAGAGATACGCCATCGCCTGCCAACTGAAGCCATG CCCCCAGTGCAACGCCGTGCTGTACTGCTCTGACCGGTGTTCTGAAATTGACCAATCGCGCTGCCCGGAGGACTCCAGCCACCAGCACTGGTGCAAGAAGCTGGCGCAGTGCCTGAGGCGAGGGGCGGAGCTAGCTGACCTGCCCTTCACGTACACTCCAGGTACAGGGCGTGGCCCGAGGAGCAGGTCACGTGCGAAGCACGCTCGTTGA